The DNA segment CCGCGGGAGCCAAGCAGGGTCCATCCCACGCGAAGGAGACCTGGTCGAAGGAGATCCCCATTACGGTCTTCATCGAGCCGTACGCCGAGGTGACGCCATCTCCGGCGAAGTGGCTCCTCTCCTTCACCGGCGCGGGACGCCTCGAGGACGGCTGGCGTTTCGTGGCCCGTCCGGCCCCGCAGCCGACCTTCGTGGTGCACGCCAACACCGACGTTCAGGTGACCTTGAGCGGCGGGGGCGGCGTCGGCAAATACGGGGTCAGCCCTGTCTACACGTTCGCGGGTGTGGGGCAGGGCCCGCGTGCCTACGCCAGCGGTCCTCCAGGCGAAGGCCTTCCGTACCTGCTGGCCGACATCGCTGGGCCCACTGGCGACGCGGGGGTGGTCTTCACGCTGACGGAGGCCGAGATCCTCGCCCCGTCGTTGAGTGAGGTGCCGGCCGGTCGTCTGGGAAAGACAACGCTCACCGTCACGGTCATGGCCGCTTCGGACTGAGTCGTCGCCGCAGGGCCGGACCTCGAGCAAGACGCAACGCCGGCGTGTCACACGGCGAGGGGGTGGGGATGCAGCTTGGGTCGGCGAGGGGATGAACCTGTGCGACGGAATGGTGGCTCCGGGTGGACGAGGTGGCTCGTCCCCTTGGTTGCGTTGGCGCTCTTCTTCGCGCGATCCGAGCCCGCTGCGGCCGTGGGCGTCCGCCCGTTGGTCATCGACCTGGAGGTCCGAGCCGGTGAGACGGCACCCTTCGAGCTGATCCTCAGCCCTTCAGGGCAGCGGGAGCGTGTGCACGTCCGCCTCTTCCAGCCCACCCAGCTTCCCACGGGTGACCTCACCTACGAGCAGGCGGATCCCGACACCTTCCCCACCGCGGCGTGGGTCAAGCTGGACCGGGACACCGTGGAGGTCCCGGGCGCGCAGGAGGTCCGTATCCCCGGGCGGGTGGAGGTTCCCTTCGGCGTCTCCGGGTCCCACACGGTGGTACTCATGGTGGAGCCGGAGACACCCACCCAGGGGGGTGGCGTGGCCATTCAGGTTCGCTATGCGGTGCGGCTGAACGTGCGCGTGCCCGGAGTGGGGGTCCAGGCCAGGGCGGCGCTGGCCGGTCTGGGCCTGGTCGCCAACGAGGCCAGGCGGCCCTTCGTCCGGGTCAGGCTGAACAATCCTTCTCCCCTGGACTACCGGGTGGAGATGGAGGCGACCGTGCGCGACGCCAACCGCCGCCTCATCGAGCGGATTCCGCTCCAGACCGAGCAGGGCCGCCGCAGCGGCCAGACGGCGGCCCGCATCTATCCCGGCAGCCGCCTGGACTTCGCCGGCCGGGTGCAGTCCCCGCTCGTCCCCGGCAGCTACGAGCTCCAGGCCTTCGCCCGGTACGCGGAAGGCCGGCAGGCGGTGGCTCGGGAGACGGTCCTCGTGCACGAGGGCGAGTTCGCCTTGCCCGAAGGTCGCCTGCTGGTCCAGGTCGATCCTCCGAGTCTCCAGTTGGAGGCCAACCCGGGGGCCCTGCGGACCGTCTCGTTCTCGGTGGGGAACCGGACCCAGGAGCCCGTGGTGGTGGCGGCGGGAACCGTGTCCGCGGGCGGCGGCGCGGCCGACGTCTGGCCTCTGGCCCGGTTGCGCTCCTCCTTCCCCATGACCCTGCGTCCTGGCCAGAGCCGGCGGATCAGCCTCACCGTCCAGTCCCCCCGAGAGCAGGAGCCCCAGGGATACTATGGCACGCTCGCCCTCCAGGCGCTGCCCGAGGCGGAGGTGGGTCAGGAGGGCGCACAACCCCAGCAGGTTCGCCTTCCGGTGGCTCTCGTCCTGGGTCAGGTGCCGGATCCCGTCCTGGAGTTGGGTCAGGCTCAGTACGTGCCGGCCTCTCCGCCCGGATCCGTGGACGCGGTGAGCCCGGGCGCGGCGACGGATTCCGGAGGACCGGCGGGATCGGCCGAGGCTCCCGCCGGCGAGGCTCCGGGCGGAACGCTCTACCTGGCCGTGCACAACGGCGGCCTGCGTCATCAGGTCCTGGAGGGGAGCACGGTGAGCATCGAGGACGCGGAAGGCGATGTGGTGGCCTCAGGCCTCACGCTCAGCCTCCCCGCCGACCCGCCCTGGCTGCTGCCCGGAGCCTGGGCGCAGCTCGAGGCCGAGGGCGTTCCCCCGCTCGACCCAGGCAGCTACACTCTTCAGATCGTCCTGCGCTCACCCGATGCCACCCTGCTTGACCAGGCCACGGAACTCGTGGTGGGAGAGGAGGAAGGATCATGATCGCCCGGCGTTCTTGGACACGCCTGGGCATGGCCGCCGCACTCGCCCTGGTTCTCCTCTGGGCCGTCCCCGCCGGCGCCCAGTCGCCTGGCGATGCGGCCGGCCCGTCGGCGTCGCCCGAGCCGGCCGCCCGCATCCAGCTCAGCCTCTTCGAGACCGACCTGCGCGAGGCGCTCAACGAGCTGGCCTACCAGTCCCGGGTGAACATCCTGATGACGCCCGACATCCAGGGCGTGGTGACCGCCGAGCTTCAGGACGTCACCGTCCGTGAGGCCCTGGAGACGCTCCTGGCCCCGTTCGGCTACACGTTTCGGTGGGCGGGCAGTTTCTACCTGGTGGGCATCCCCGATCCGCGCAACCTGGCCTTCGGCATGCTCTCCGAGACAGTGGCCATCCCGCTCTACTACATCCCGGCCGACCGGGCCGCGGCCCTCCTCTCCGATTTCTTCGATCCCTACGTCAAGGCCGATCCCCAGGTGAACCGCCTCCTGGTCACCGGCCCACCCGAGGTGGTGGCACGGGTCCGCCACGACGTGGCTCTTCTGGACCGGCCGCCAGCCGAGGTCGAGCTGCAGGTGCTCGTCACCGAGCTGAGTGGGAACGCGGTCCGTGAACTGGGCCTCGACAGGCTCTCCTTCGACAGCCTGGGCGACCTGGCCCTGGGGGTCGAGACCTCGCCCGACGCCGTCTCCCTGAGTTACGGTCAGGTGGAGGCCCACATCCGTGCCCTCGCCCAGAAGGAAGAGGCCACGGTGCGGGGCAACCCCAGGCTGCGCGTCCAGGAAGGGCGCTCGACCACCCTCTTCGCCGGCCAGCGGCAGTTCTTCCTGATCGCCTCAGAGCAGACCACCCGGCTCGAGGAGATCGAGGCAGGCCTCCGGTTGGAGCTGACCGTCTCCCGGGTGCGGAACGGTGAGGTGATCCTGAGCATAGCCCCCTCGACGAGTCAGGTGGTCTCCCACATGGACGGCGTGCCGGTGCTGCAGAGCAGCGAGCTCTCCACCACCGTCCGGCTTGCCCCGGGGGAGACGGCCGTGCTCGCCTCGCTGGATATGGCCCAGGACCTCGCGACCCGCCGTGGAACGCCGCTCTTGAGCGACATCCCGCTGATCGGCTGGCTCTTCGGCACCCGCTCGAGCCAGGAGGGCAGCCGGCAGCTCACCATCTTCGTGACCGCCAAGCCCCTGGGCGCCGATGAGACCATGGCGCCCAACCCCGGCGGCACCCAGGCCTCGCCCCCCGTGAAGGGAGCCGTCTCCGGAGCGACGGGATCGGTCACGGGGCCCACGTCTCAGGGGGCTCCGGGGCTGGCCGCCGGCGCGGCCACCGTCTGGGTGGGGAGCCTTCTCCTACCCATTCCCAGACACCGCCTCCTGCGGGTCCAGTACCTGGTCCCCTAGGGGGTGGGAGACGTGACACGCGCCGTATTCTTCAGCCCGTCTCCGAGCACAGTCTCTGGTGGGCGCACCCGCCGCTCTGGCCTCATGCGGCGCGCGAGCCTCGTCGGGGCCCTGGCCGCGTGGGCGTTCCTTCAGGTTTTCCTCGGTTTACTCCCTTTCCCGAGCGCCCAGGCCGTCGCGCCGCCGCAGCCGGATCCCTCGTCGGCGGCCTCTCCGGCTCCCCTGCGCGCGCCGGTTGATGCGGCGCGGTCTGCTGGGCCTGTCCTGTTCCGTCTCTGGCTGCTGGACGTGGGCTTCGCTCCCTTCCGTACCAGCGCGGTCTTCGCTTCCCCGACCTCGGAGGCAGCCGCCGAGCCTTCGCAGCTCCTGGTGCGGGGGTTGCTCCTTTCGGCCGGCTACCTCCTCCTGCCCGTGGACGAGTTCCAGGTCCTGGCCGCCCAGGCGGCCGAAGCGATCCTCACCTTCTCCCGGGAGGAGGCGAGCGGCGGCCTGCGCGAGGGGGTACAGAAGGGCCAGGTGACCAGCCTGGGGTCGCTGGCCACCTATCCCGGGCATCCCACCACCCTCACCATGCGGCGCGCCGTCCCCTTCCTCACCCCTGACGAGGTTCCGTTCCCGCTCCATGCGTCCGGGTCGGCCACGGCCTTCCCGATCCAGTCGACCCTCACCCTGGAAGTGGAACCCCAGACCACCGGTCTTGACGGCCGCGTGACGAGCCGCGTTCGGTTCGAGGCGGAGCACTTGGGACGCCGCTTGGTCTTCGACGCCACCCTTCCCCTCGACCGGACCCCCACCCCCATCGCGGGTCTGCTGATCCAGCGAACGGAGGAGCTCTCGGTGGGTCCCTTCGTGATCGATCGCAACACCCACCCTCGCCTGGCGGCTCTGGCTGTCACCGCGGAACCTGTCGCCCTCGGACCGGCCCCTTCCGGGGAGGAGGCCGACGCCCTTTCCGCCGAAGACGCCATCCTCCCACCCCTCTCTCGCGCGCCGGCGGTCCGGCCTGCAGCTGGCCGCATCACTGCGACCGCCTCCCTTGCTCCCTTCGTGGCTGAGGTGGTCGCCTGGTTCGGGCCGCTGCCCGACGCCTCCGAACCCTCTTCCGCTGACGACACCCTCGGGCTCGTGCTGGCACGCACGGCAGAGCAGCAACTCCTGACCCTCGATACGTCGTGGCGTTGGGCGGACTCGGCCCGGCTCACCCTGAGCCTCGAGTCTTGGAACCCGGCGGCCGGGACCAAGGAGGGCGTCGCGGAGGGATGGATCGGCCTACACGGCACCCTGGCACGACGACTCGAGCTGGTAGGAGGGGCCTTTCTCGGCCCGCGCCCGACCCGCTGGTACGTGGGGCTCTCGGAGACCACCGCCCCCTCGTCCTCGCTGGAACTCCGCGCGGCCTACCTCCTCCAGGTGAGCGGCGGTGCTTTCGCTGAGGTGACATCGGGCCGGCTCCTGAGCCTCGGTGCCCTCGACCCCGCCTGGGAGGTGGCGGCGGGATGGCATCCGGGCCCCTGGCGGCTCGACCTCACCCTCTCCCGCCCACCGGGGGACGTGGACCAAGTGGAACTCCGGCTGGCGCGCCAGCTGGTTTCCGGCGAGAAGCCCGGGCTCGCACCCGGCCTGGAGGCCGGCGTTCGCTACCGCTGGCCCGTGGAGGAGCTCGAGTACCGGCTGGGCCTGCGGTTCCGCACGTGGGAGTAGACGACAGCAGACGACATGCGCGGGGTTCCGCGACGCAACGCGGGCGGATCAGGGTTCTGGGGGCACCAGCACCGTAAAGACCAGGGTGGTCTCGTAGGTCCCCATGGGGTCTGTGTACTGCAGACTCAGCCGGAGGTCCAGGGCCAAGGTGGACCGGCCGGGCCCTTGCGTGGTGAGGCGGACCATGTGCGCACCGAAGGGCCGCCACCGGCTCCCGGGTTGCAGCCTCCACTCGAGACGCTCGGAAGGGAGTACCGTCCCCGTCTCCACCTGGACCAGGCCCTGGGGGTTCGACACGAGGATCTCGGCATTCCGGTTCCCCACGAAGTCCAGCTGAAGGCCGCCCGGCCGGGTGATCCTGATCTGGTCGCCCAGGTGCTCGCCCTCCAGGATGTCCTCCTCGGTGAAGACGACCTCGGGGGTCCGCGCCGTGAGCCGAGCGAGGTCGGGGATGCGCGCGACGACGGTCACGTAGACCGTTGCCAGCACCGTTCCCTGCGCCGCCGCCGGCCCGGCGACCGCGGCCCAGGCCATGAGGATACAGGCAGCCGTCACGAGGAGTCGACCTGCCCTGGGACGGGCGTCGAGGAGAGCGTGGGCTGTGGGGCACCCCGACGCGCGACGAGGGGTCGGATGGGCTCCGACCGCATGAAGACCGGAGCGACGCGCCTTTCCCGATGGGGAGAGGACGCCTGTGCTCTGGCTTCGCTTCCGGGCTTCACGTCTTCCTGTCGCCACCACCGCGGTCACCGCCTGCTGGGGGAGGCCGGCTCCCCGCTGGGCTGCCGGGTCGACTCTACCGGCACGGTGTCAATGGCGAGTCAACGGCGGCACGCACGGTACCCGGACGGACGCGCGGGAAGGCACACCCTTCCTCTCGCGAACCCGGCGCATTGTCCTCCAGTTCGTCCGGGTGCGTGCCGATAGGCAGAGCGAAGGATGTGTGCCCCGCGCGCACCTCCGACAAAGGCCAACCCGTCGCGAGGCGGGGGCGCAAAGCCACGGGTCTCCTGCGGGAGACGGCCGGGCCGCCGAAGAGGGTGGGCTTGATGTCTCGTCTCGTTCGCTGGGCGGTACTGCTCGGCGGCTTCATCGTCCTGGTCGTGGCTCCGTGGGTGCTTTCCATCCCGCGGGCGGGAGCGGCTCCTCGGGTCCTGGACCGCGACGAAGTCCGGGTCACCGTCCACATCCCACCGCTGGCTGCCGTGCACGTGATCCGCGGTTCCGCCCTCTCCTTCGCGTACGACGGATCCTCGCCCACCGTCCAGCTCTCGGACGCCCTCGCCCTCGAGGTCATGGCCAACGCACCGTGGGAGGCCCAGGTGCAGGCGGCCGGACCGTTCGCGATCCACCTGGCCCCGGCGAGCGCGGTGGGCTCCCGTACTTCCGGGCCTGCTCCCGCATCCGCGGCGATCACCGGTGGGGCAGGCCGTCACGCCTACCGGTGGGACGTGCGGGTGAGCGTTCCGGAGGGGACGCCGGCCGGCCTTTATCAGATACCGGTGAGCGTGCTGGTCGGTCTCAACGTCCCCTGATCCCACTCGTACCGCGGCGCCTCGCCCCGCACGAACTCCACCACTCCAGGGTAACCCGCTCCCAGAGCCGGTTCAACGCGGGGGGTGTAGCGCTTTCGTATCAAGAGCGTGAGCGGGCGCGATCGGGGGCGTGCGGAGGCGCACGGCCAGGACGAGCGCGTCGTCCCGGCCCCCCGCCCCGGCCACCATCGCCTCCACCGGTTCGCGGAGAGCGGAACCGGACGGCTCCGGGATGGACGGATCGGCGCCCGCGGAGGGCAGGGCGATGGCTTCCGGGAGAACGTCGAAGGGCACCCCGTCGGTGGCCATGAGGACGATGCCCCCGCCGGGGATGGCCTCCTCCCGGGGAGCCGGGTCGGGCCAGCGGACGCCCAGGCACCCGGGCGCGCCCATGCGGAAGCCGCCAGGCTGTCCGTGGGCTCCCTCGCCGGCCTCGGGGCCGTGCTGCGCGGTATCCGCCACCCAGTGGAACCGCACGTTCCCCACCCCGGCCCAGGAGGCTTCCGCGGGGCGGACGCGGAGCAATCCCGCCACCGCACCGCGCCCGGAGCTGGAGGCTGCATGGCCCGCCTGGAGGAACTCGGGCAGGGCCGCGCCGGGCTTGGCCGCGGCCAGCTCCGCCAGCGCGGTCACCACCTGGGCGGCCGCTTCGGCCGCGGCCGGCCCGTGCCCTACCCCATCGATCACCGCCACCAGCACCCCATCCGCCAGCGGGAGGATCGCATAGGCATCGCCGCAGGCGGACTCCCCCTCGGCGGAGCGCAGGGCTACCGCCGCTTCCAGGGCCCCGACCGGGCCGGGGACGAGAGGTTCCCGCCCCGTCCGGCCGGCGGGCACGGGCGAGCCGGGCCGTGGCTTCGCCGGGGGCAGGCGCCGCCAGGCGGTCACCCGCGCGCCTCCGGCGGGAGCGTCCTCCAGGGTGAGACCGTCCATCAGCCGCCGGGCTCCCGGAAGGCCGACCCCTAGGCCGGCGGTCGGGCGGCCCGCGGTACCGGCGAAGCCCGGACCCCGGTCGGTGCAGGCCACCTCGAACCGGTCGCCCGAGCGGCGCAGCCAGGCCTCGCCCTCCACCCCGTGGTGGAGCACGTTGCTCGCGAGCTCCGAGACGGCCGTCTCGATCTCGGTGGTCGCGTAGGCATCGAAGCCCATGGCGCGGGCCAGGTCCCGCGCCTGGGCGATGGCTAGGTAGACGTCCAGCTCCCTCCGGATGGGCACCAGGCGGCTCTCGCTGACACCCGCGGGCAACGCGACGCTCATGGCAGCCACTTGCGCATCCGTACCCGAGTTCCCTGGCCGGGGAGGCTGTCGAGGGTGAAATCGTCCACGAGGGCCCGGGCGCCGCTCACGCCCCGGCCGAAGCCGTCGGCGGTGGAGAAACCGCCTTCCAGGACCCGGCCGACATCGGGGATCCCGGGGCCGCGATCCGACACCACGATCTCCAGTCCCAGGCGAGCCTCCCCCTCCAGCACCCGGAACTCAATGTGGCCCTCGCCGGCGTACTGGACCGCATTTCTCACGATCTCAGAGACGGCGGTGGCGATGCGGGTCTGGTCCACCACGCCGAAACCCAACTCGCGTGCGAGCTCCCGGACCGCTCCCCGGGCGGTGACGATCACCACCTGGTCCTGGCCCTCGATGCGGATCTCGATGACCCGCTTGCGGACGTCTACCTTTCCGGCGCGCGCAGCCA comes from the Limnochorda pilosa genome and includes:
- a CDS encoding type II secretion system protein GspD, which produces MIARRSWTRLGMAAALALVLLWAVPAGAQSPGDAAGPSASPEPAARIQLSLFETDLREALNELAYQSRVNILMTPDIQGVVTAELQDVTVREALETLLAPFGYTFRWAGSFYLVGIPDPRNLAFGMLSETVAIPLYYIPADRAAALLSDFFDPYVKADPQVNRLLVTGPPEVVARVRHDVALLDRPPAEVELQVLVTELSGNAVRELGLDRLSFDSLGDLALGVETSPDAVSLSYGQVEAHIRALAQKEEATVRGNPRLRVQEGRSTTLFAGQRQFFLIASEQTTRLEEIEAGLRLELTVSRVRNGEVILSIAPSTSQVVSHMDGVPVLQSSELSTTVRLAPGETAVLASLDMAQDLATRRGTPLLSDIPLIGWLFGTRSSQEGSRQLTIFVTAKPLGADETMAPNPGGTQASPPVKGAVSGATGSVTGPTSQGAPGLAAGAATVWVGSLLLPIPRHRLLRVQYLVP
- a CDS encoding ATP-binding protein → MSVALPAGVSESRLVPIRRELDVYLAIAQARDLARAMGFDAYATTEIETAVSELASNVLHHGVEGEAWLRRSGDRFEVACTDRGPGFAGTAGRPTAGLGVGLPGARRLMDGLTLEDAPAGGARVTAWRRLPPAKPRPGSPVPAGRTGREPLVPGPVGALEAAVALRSAEGESACGDAYAILPLADGVLVAVIDGVGHGPAAAEAAAQVVTALAELAAAKPGAALPEFLQAGHAASSSGRGAVAGLLRVRPAEASWAGVGNVRFHWVADTAQHGPEAGEGAHGQPGGFRMGAPGCLGVRWPDPAPREEAIPGGGIVLMATDGVPFDVLPEAIALPSAGADPSIPEPSGSALREPVEAMVAGAGGRDDALVLAVRLRTPPIAPAHALDTKALHPPR
- a CDS encoding anti-sigma regulatory factor produces the protein MAARAGKVDVRKRVIEIRIEGQDQVVIVTARGAVRELARELGFGVVDQTRIATAVSEIVRNAVQYAGEGHIEFRVLEGEARLGLEIVVSDRGPGIPDVGRVLEGGFSTADGFGRGVSGARALVDDFTLDSLPGQGTRVRMRKWLP